GCCCCCCGATCTTGATCACTTTCACCTCGGGGAGAAGTGCGACCGGGTCGTACTCGAAGGGGACGGCGGAAGTCGTAAGCGGATGGTCCGCAAGAGCGCTCGCGAGCGAGAAGGGAGCCTTTTCCGTACCGCCCCGGCTTTTTCTCCTGCTCACCCGAAAAACCTTCCTTTCACGAAAGCGACGTCGTCCCGCGCACCCGAAGGCGAGCCCGAACCTCGCGCCGGAGCCCCGTGGGCGGCACAGTACCGGCCTTCCCCCCGCACCCCCCGGCTCGACCTCGACCTCTCGCGGACGAGAGCGAGCCTCGCCCCCGGTCGTCCTGCGGACGGCCGCATGCTGCTTCCCGGACCCTGCGGGCAGCCGGACCCCGGACCGTGCCGGCTCGACGCGAACCCGCCCTGCCTGTAAAAGGCACGGGGTGAGAACCTACGTCAAAGAGCCCTTCGATTCTTTTTCCCATCTCTTCGGTGCCGTCCTTTCGATCGCGGGACTCGTCTTCCTCGTCCACGGCTCGTGGGGAGACCCCTGGCGCGTCGTGGCCTTCTCGGTATACGGCGCGAGTCTCGTCCTCCTCTACGGCGCGAGCGCACTCTACCACGGTCTTCACCTCCCGCCCCGCTGGGAAGACCTCTTCCGGAGACTCGACCACGTCGCCATCTTCGTCCTCATCGCGGGTTCCTACACGCCCGTTTGTCTCGTGACCTGGCGGGACGGCTGGGGATGGAGCCTCTTCGGCATCGTCTGGGGTCTGGCGATCGTAGGGACGTTCGTCAAGCTCTTCTTCGACCATCTCCCCAAAGGCGTATCCACCCTCTTCTACCTCGGCATGGGTTGGCTCGCCGTCGTGGCTCTCGTGCCGCTCGTCGAGAGCTTCTCGCCGCGGGCGCTCGCCTGGCTTCTCGGGGGCGGCGCGGCGTACACTGCGGGCGCGCTCGTCTACGCGTGGGAACGGCCGAACCCGCTGCCGGACATCGTGGGCCACCACGGAATCTTCCATCTCTTCGTGCTCGCGGGGAGCGTCCTGCATTTCGTGTTTCTCGCCGGCTACGTCCTTCCTCCGAGCTAGGTACCGCGCGGAGACACGCAGCCTCCGCGACGCTTCCACCCGCACCCCCGCTCACCCGTCGCGCTCGATCACCGTC
This Candidatus Binatia bacterium DNA region includes the following protein-coding sequences:
- a CDS encoding hemolysin III translates to MRTYVKEPFDSFSHLFGAVLSIAGLVFLVHGSWGDPWRVVAFSVYGASLVLLYGASALYHGLHLPPRWEDLFRRLDHVAIFVLIAGSYTPVCLVTWRDGWGWSLFGIVWGLAIVGTFVKLFFDHLPKGVSTLFYLGMGWLAVVALVPLVESFSPRALAWLLGGGAAYTAGALVYAWERPNPLPDIVGHHGIFHLFVLAGSVLHFVFLAGYVLPPS